One Actinoplanes missouriensis 431 DNA segment encodes these proteins:
- a CDS encoding ABC transporter substrate-binding protein: MRRVHRSGIALLLGLTLTACSGSGEAPSTGAGAIDLVETTPAATGEVGTVTWALPSGEPSSLDPAHTGDYSANTVGTNLCESLLRLEPDFSTAPGLASAVTQKNPTTVIITVRDGVTFWDGSPLTAADVVYSLKRNMDPEVGSYAAHVYANVATIAATGPQQVTVTFRKPDVQFVPDMAGVPGAIVQERFAVRAGAAFGTAAGGLMCTGPYRLGDWSSGQKITLTRYDGYWDTARRAKAATFAFVPLTDSSTLTSALLAGEVDGVYGAPGGSIAALRRSENGTLYFGPSTESFSLGAVAADGPAADPRIRQALDLAIDKSSFITSVLKGAGAPLKTFTPPLSWHGSPARDVYDAGYAALPDTTVADLAAARKLVAEAAPSRTDLVIATAAGDQSLLQTATIAQAAAREIGLTVTIKQLQPAEYAGMFYDPSLRAGIDLIATTGYLEVPGALYYAPGFVLKGETFNWTNYQNPEVTANIEAAVSATDPVVSAQRFVAAQAIYGPAKLQITLAGSYNRLYLNKRITGAPASFSYISSPWAALVGAP; the protein is encoded by the coding sequence TTGAGACGTGTACACAGAAGCGGTATCGCCCTGCTCCTCGGCCTGACTCTGACCGCCTGCTCGGGCAGCGGCGAGGCGCCCTCGACCGGAGCGGGCGCGATCGACCTGGTCGAGACCACCCCGGCCGCGACCGGCGAGGTCGGCACGGTCACCTGGGCGCTGCCGTCCGGCGAGCCGTCCTCGCTCGACCCGGCGCACACCGGCGACTACTCGGCGAACACGGTCGGCACGAACCTCTGCGAGAGTCTGCTGCGCCTGGAGCCGGACTTCTCCACCGCGCCCGGCCTGGCCAGCGCGGTCACTCAGAAGAACCCGACCACCGTGATCATCACGGTGCGCGACGGCGTGACGTTCTGGGACGGCTCGCCGCTCACCGCCGCCGACGTCGTCTACAGCCTGAAGCGCAACATGGATCCGGAGGTCGGCTCCTACGCGGCCCACGTCTACGCCAACGTCGCCACCATCGCCGCGACCGGACCGCAGCAGGTCACCGTCACGTTCCGCAAGCCGGACGTGCAGTTCGTCCCGGACATGGCGGGCGTGCCCGGCGCGATCGTCCAGGAGAGGTTCGCGGTCAGGGCCGGCGCCGCGTTCGGCACCGCCGCGGGCGGCCTGATGTGCACCGGGCCCTACCGGCTCGGCGACTGGAGCAGCGGGCAGAAGATCACGCTGACCCGGTACGACGGGTACTGGGACACCGCCCGCAGGGCGAAGGCCGCCACGTTCGCGTTCGTCCCGCTCACCGACAGCAGCACGCTGACCAGCGCGTTGCTCGCCGGCGAGGTGGACGGCGTCTACGGCGCGCCGGGCGGCAGCATCGCGGCGCTGCGTCGTTCCGAAAACGGCACGCTGTACTTCGGGCCGAGCACCGAATCGTTCAGCCTCGGCGCGGTCGCCGCCGACGGGCCGGCCGCCGACCCGAGGATCCGGCAGGCCCTCGACCTGGCGATCGACAAGTCCAGCTTCATCACCAGCGTGCTCAAGGGCGCCGGCGCGCCGCTGAAGACCTTCACCCCGCCGCTCTCCTGGCACGGCAGCCCGGCGCGGGACGTCTACGACGCCGGGTACGCGGCCCTGCCGGACACCACCGTGGCCGACCTGGCCGCCGCGCGGAAGCTCGTCGCCGAGGCCGCCCCGAGCCGCACCGACCTGGTGATCGCGACCGCCGCCGGTGACCAGTCGCTGCTCCAGACGGCCACGATCGCGCAGGCCGCGGCGCGGGAGATCGGCCTGACGGTCACCATCAAGCAGTTGCAGCCGGCCGAGTACGCCGGGATGTTCTACGACCCGTCGCTGCGGGCCGGTATCGACCTGATCGCGACCACCGGGTATCTCGAAGTTCCTGGCGCGCTCTACTACGCGCCGGGTTTCGTGCTCAAGGGCGAGACGTTCAACTGGACGAACTACCAGAACCCCGAGGTCACCGCGAACATCGAGGCGGCCGTCTCGGCGACCGACCCGGTGGTGTCGGCGCAGCGGTTCGTGGCCGCGCAGGCGATCTACGGGCCGGCGAAGCTGCAGATCACGCTGGCCGGCTCCTACAACCGGCTCTACCTGAACAAGCGGATCACCGGCGCGCCGGCCAGCTTCTCCTACATCAGCTCGCCGTGGGCGGCGCTCGTGGGGGCGCCGTGA
- a CDS encoding ABC transporter ATP-binding protein yields the protein MSTPLLEVRDLRKVFAEFVAVDRVSFTVPAGGSLAVVGESGSGKTTCARIVTGLERATSGAVLLNGEVVTDRRRRASVVQMVFQDPYLSLDRRQVVRDCLGEVLAHHDRAVDRRRRAARIAELLELVGLDQRLGTALPRHLSGGQRQRVAIARALAANPKLLVLDEAVAALDVSIQAQILNLLVDARAATGVAYLFITHDLSVVRHVCEDVVVMRGGRVVESGPVGAVLDTPSDEYTRRLIASVPRPGWTPSRAVRCD from the coding sequence GTGAGCACGCCTCTGCTGGAAGTCCGTGACCTGCGGAAGGTCTTCGCCGAGTTCGTGGCGGTCGATCGCGTGAGCTTCACCGTCCCGGCCGGCGGCTCGCTCGCCGTGGTGGGGGAGTCGGGTTCCGGGAAGACCACGTGCGCCCGGATCGTCACCGGGCTGGAACGGGCCACCTCCGGCGCGGTCCTGCTGAACGGCGAGGTGGTGACGGACCGGCGGCGGCGAGCGTCGGTGGTGCAGATGGTGTTCCAGGACCCGTACCTCTCCCTGGATCGGCGGCAGGTGGTGCGTGACTGCCTCGGCGAGGTCCTGGCCCACCATGATCGCGCTGTGGACCGGCGCCGCCGGGCCGCCCGGATCGCCGAGCTGCTCGAGCTGGTCGGGCTCGACCAGCGGCTCGGGACGGCGCTGCCGCGGCACCTCTCCGGCGGGCAGCGGCAGCGGGTGGCGATCGCCCGGGCCCTCGCCGCGAACCCGAAGCTGCTCGTGCTCGACGAGGCGGTCGCCGCGCTGGACGTGTCGATCCAGGCGCAGATCCTGAACCTGCTCGTCGACGCCCGGGCGGCGACCGGGGTGGCCTACCTGTTCATCACCCACGACCTGTCGGTGGTGCGGCACGTCTGCGAGGACGTGGTGGTGATGCGCGGGGGCCGGGTGGTCGAGTCCGGCCCGGTCGGCGCGGTGCTCGACACGCCGTCCGACGAGTACACCCGGCGGCTCATCGCATCGGTGCCGCGGCCGGGCTGGACGCCGTCCCGGGCGGTGAGGTGTGACTGA
- a CDS encoding ABC transporter permease: MTATAFSLGAPVRRWTGRLARVRWVTAFAVTVCGVVTLMALFAPWIVPHDPNAVDPLNAYAPISAAHPLGTDDLGRDLFSRLVAGARTSLFGPLVVVLAAGTAGTALAVAAAWFGGWFDNLVSRALDVLFAFPGLVLAITVAALFGAGFVTPVVALSLAFVPVIARVMRAAALRERSLPYIEALRVQGFSGWHICRRHLLPNLAPLLLVQAAIGFGYAMIDLASISFLGLGLQPPAADWGLMIANGQPSILAGFPQQSLYAAVAVVITVVAFTAVAERLALRFGGDVR; encoded by the coding sequence ATGACGGCGACCGCTTTCTCACTCGGCGCGCCGGTGCGCCGATGGACCGGCCGGCTCGCACGGGTGCGCTGGGTGACGGCGTTCGCCGTGACGGTCTGCGGGGTGGTCACGCTGATGGCGCTGTTCGCGCCCTGGATCGTGCCGCACGACCCGAACGCGGTCGACCCGCTCAACGCCTACGCGCCGATCTCCGCCGCGCATCCGCTCGGCACCGACGACCTCGGCCGCGACCTGTTCTCCCGGCTCGTCGCCGGCGCCCGGACCAGCCTGTTCGGTCCGCTCGTCGTGGTGCTCGCCGCGGGGACGGCCGGCACCGCCCTCGCGGTCGCCGCCGCCTGGTTCGGCGGCTGGTTCGACAACCTGGTCTCCCGGGCGCTCGACGTGCTGTTCGCGTTCCCCGGGCTGGTGCTGGCGATCACCGTGGCCGCGCTCTTCGGCGCCGGGTTCGTCACCCCGGTGGTGGCGTTGTCGCTCGCGTTCGTGCCGGTCATCGCCCGGGTGATGCGGGCGGCGGCGCTGCGCGAGCGGTCCCTGCCGTACATCGAGGCGCTGCGCGTGCAGGGCTTCTCCGGCTGGCACATCTGCCGGCGGCACCTGCTGCCGAACCTCGCGCCGCTGCTGCTGGTCCAGGCCGCGATCGGCTTCGGGTACGCGATGATCGACCTCGCCTCGATCTCGTTCCTCGGCCTCGGGCTGCAACCACCGGCCGCGGACTGGGGACTGATGATCGCGAACGGTCAGCCGTCGATCCTTGCCGGATTCCCGCAGCAGTCCCTCTACGCCGCGGTCGCCGTGGTGATCACGGTGGTGGCGTTCACCGCCGTCGCCGAACGGCTGGCCCTGCGGTTCGGCGGTGACGTGCGATGA
- a CDS encoding putative bifunctional diguanylate cyclase/phosphodiesterase, which yields MGATQAAGLVRHLWWIYLAVTSVAAAAYLMAPVDAATRWIYVAVNSTAPIATWYGLVRHAPRRRLGWQLIATGLAASALGDVLFASYTSRGLTAPFPSVADALYLLGHLAIAAGTAALAARAGRTAFIDAAIIVAPLAGLAWLVVLDPIHTLGGTPLAQFVAISAPASTLFVVYCALALALGIHLRTIGARALLLGLFAWFVSDTLYTQQSLAGTYAEGSAIDLGWMAMPILIATAALHPSMVVTTPRRSALVMLTVPRAVTLFSASLVLPTVHLFWGPEPDTPLIIGAAVAMSLVAIRLIAPIHELARRAAHDPLTGLANRSLLMDRLALALGALPVGGSTRTGLLFCDLDHFKMVNDSLGHDAGDKLLVAIADRLRDTVRGGDLVCRLGGDEFVVLMPAVTEADADAVAARIAERLAEPLRLADGSEFFASLSIGLRTTGDGSDDPDALLQDADIAMYQAKSTGRGRTVRFDAQSRAEAAQRLRRDADFRRALHHPGELFCVYQPVYRVDDGSLSSVEALARWRHPRDGILLPAAFVPMAEATGMVAALFAAVLEQALHEQRTWYNRTGGWIPIAVNLSPRQLDATTTEAVLTALRRAGTPAAALTLELTETGLAEPETVEAALGPLRRAGVKLAVDDFGTGYSSMARVADHGWDIVKIDRTFVSGIAADPARRSLADAMVGMAHALGMVSVAEGVEDPADMAVLRELGCEYAQGFLLAHPLDATEILDHIAAAEQNRLALVPPRG from the coding sequence ATGGGTGCGACGCAGGCCGCCGGACTGGTCAGGCATCTGTGGTGGATCTACCTGGCCGTCACGTCGGTGGCCGCTGCCGCGTACCTGATGGCCCCGGTCGACGCCGCCACCCGGTGGATCTACGTGGCGGTGAACAGCACCGCCCCGATCGCCACCTGGTACGGCCTGGTCCGGCACGCGCCGCGCCGGCGGCTCGGCTGGCAGCTCATCGCGACCGGACTGGCCGCCTCCGCCCTCGGCGACGTGCTCTTCGCGAGCTACACCTCCCGCGGGCTGACCGCGCCCTTCCCCTCCGTCGCGGACGCGCTCTACCTGCTCGGGCACCTCGCGATCGCCGCCGGGACAGCGGCCCTCGCGGCCCGCGCCGGCCGGACCGCGTTCATCGACGCGGCGATCATCGTGGCGCCGCTGGCCGGCCTCGCCTGGCTCGTCGTGCTGGACCCGATCCACACGCTCGGCGGCACCCCGCTCGCCCAGTTCGTCGCGATATCCGCCCCGGCCAGCACGCTCTTCGTGGTGTACTGCGCGCTCGCCCTGGCGCTCGGCATCCACCTGCGCACCATCGGCGCCCGGGCCCTGCTCCTCGGCCTGTTCGCCTGGTTCGTCTCGGACACGCTCTACACCCAGCAGAGCCTGGCCGGCACCTACGCCGAGGGCAGCGCGATTGACCTCGGCTGGATGGCGATGCCGATCCTGATCGCCACGGCCGCCCTGCACCCGTCCATGGTCGTCACCACCCCGCGCCGGTCCGCGCTGGTCATGCTCACCGTGCCGCGCGCGGTCACCCTCTTCAGCGCCTCGCTCGTGCTGCCCACCGTGCACCTGTTCTGGGGGCCCGAGCCGGACACCCCGCTGATCATCGGCGCCGCGGTCGCGATGTCGCTGGTCGCGATCCGGCTCATCGCACCGATCCACGAGCTGGCCCGGCGCGCCGCGCACGACCCGCTCACCGGCCTGGCCAACCGCAGCCTGCTGATGGACCGGCTGGCCCTGGCCCTCGGCGCGCTGCCGGTCGGCGGGAGCACCCGGACCGGCCTGCTCTTCTGCGACCTGGACCACTTCAAGATGGTCAACGACAGCCTCGGTCACGACGCCGGCGACAAGCTGCTGGTCGCCATCGCCGACCGGCTCCGGGACACGGTCCGCGGTGGTGACCTGGTCTGCCGGCTCGGCGGCGACGAGTTCGTCGTCCTGATGCCGGCGGTCACCGAGGCCGACGCCGACGCCGTCGCCGCGCGGATCGCCGAGCGGCTGGCCGAGCCGCTGCGCCTCGCCGACGGCAGCGAGTTCTTCGCGTCGCTCTCGATCGGGCTGCGCACCACCGGCGACGGCAGCGACGACCCGGACGCGCTGCTGCAGGACGCCGACATCGCGATGTACCAGGCGAAGTCCACCGGCCGGGGCCGGACCGTCCGCTTCGACGCGCAGAGCCGCGCGGAGGCGGCGCAGCGGCTGCGCCGGGACGCCGACTTCCGCCGGGCGCTGCACCACCCCGGCGAGCTGTTCTGCGTCTACCAGCCGGTCTACCGGGTCGACGACGGCAGCCTCAGCTCGGTGGAGGCGCTGGCCCGCTGGCGTCACCCCCGGGACGGGATCCTGCTGCCGGCCGCGTTCGTGCCGATGGCCGAGGCGACCGGGATGGTGGCCGCGCTCTTCGCGGCCGTGCTGGAGCAGGCCCTGCACGAGCAGCGCACCTGGTACAACCGGACCGGCGGCTGGATACCGATCGCGGTGAACCTCTCGCCCCGCCAGCTCGACGCCACCACGACCGAGGCGGTGCTGACCGCGCTGCGGCGGGCCGGAACGCCGGCAGCCGCGCTCACCCTGGAGCTCACCGAGACCGGTCTGGCCGAGCCGGAGACCGTGGAGGCGGCGCTCGGCCCGCTGCGCCGCGCCGGGGTCAAGCTCGCGGTCGACGACTTCGGCACCGGGTACTCCTCGATGGCCCGCGTCGCCGACCACGGCTGGGACATCGTGAAGATCGACCGCACCTTCGTCTCCGGCATCGCCGCCGACCCGGCCCGCCGCTCGCTCGCCGACGCGATGGTCGGGATGGCGCACGCCCTCGGCATGGTCTCGGTCGCCGAGGGGGTCGAGGATCCGGCGGACATGGCGGTGCTGCGGGAGCTCGGCTGCGAGTACGCCCAGGGGTTCCTGCTGGCCCACCCGCTGGACGCCACCGAGATCCTCGACCACATCGCCGCCGCCGAACAGAACCGCCTGGCCCTGGTCCCGCCCCGCGGGTGA
- a CDS encoding MFS transporter — protein sequence MSTHVQPQAGHPRRWAILGVLVISLLVVVLDNTVLNVAMRTIADPEQGLGASQSELEWAINSYTLVFAGLLFTAGILADRLGRRISLVFGLIVFGLASLFSAYATSPDMLIAARAVMGLGAAAVMPATLSIIANVFDPKERPRAIGVWAGAVGLAVAIGPVLGGVLLEHFWWGSVFLINVPIVVIGVALVFVLVPESKDPKPNRIDVIGVLLSIVGLTLITYGVIKGGEDGFGEPLAWGTLTAGLLIMVAFVLYEKRITFPSLDVRLFTNRQFSASTGIIGLVFFAAMGSMFFGAFYLQMVRGYGPLASGALFVPFALGQMIFAPLSAGMVKRFGPKAVSTVGLVLVAGALALWVFIGAETPIWIVAVTFFVQGVGMANVMPPATEAIMSALPREKAGVGSAVSNTIRQLGGALGVAVLGAVVSSVYRSNLEAPAGLPDAAADLARESIAGAYAVAGQAGSAAPALLTGANEAFVTAMHYASVGSTVFALLGALVAALWLPGKRPAAAPAPAVAESPAQEQGRELADAETTR from the coding sequence GAACGTCGCCATGCGCACGATCGCCGACCCGGAGCAGGGGCTGGGCGCCAGCCAGAGTGAGCTGGAATGGGCGATCAACTCGTACACCCTGGTCTTCGCCGGGTTGCTGTTCACCGCCGGCATTCTGGCGGACCGGCTGGGGCGCCGGATCTCGCTCGTGTTCGGCCTGATCGTCTTCGGTCTGGCGTCGCTGTTCTCGGCGTACGCCACGAGCCCCGACATGCTGATCGCGGCGCGTGCCGTGATGGGCCTGGGCGCCGCGGCCGTCATGCCGGCCACCCTCTCGATCATCGCGAACGTCTTCGACCCGAAGGAGCGCCCGCGCGCCATCGGCGTCTGGGCCGGCGCGGTCGGCCTGGCCGTGGCGATCGGCCCGGTGCTCGGCGGCGTGCTGCTGGAGCACTTCTGGTGGGGCTCGGTCTTCCTGATCAACGTGCCGATCGTGGTGATCGGCGTGGCGCTGGTGTTCGTGCTGGTGCCGGAGTCCAAGGACCCGAAGCCGAACCGGATCGACGTGATCGGCGTGCTGCTCTCGATCGTCGGCCTCACCCTCATCACGTACGGCGTGATCAAGGGCGGCGAGGACGGGTTCGGCGAGCCGCTCGCCTGGGGCACGCTCACCGCAGGGCTGCTGATCATGGTGGCGTTCGTGCTCTACGAGAAGCGGATCACGTTCCCCTCGCTCGACGTGCGGCTCTTCACGAACCGCCAGTTCTCGGCGTCGACCGGCATCATCGGCCTGGTCTTCTTCGCGGCCATGGGCTCGATGTTCTTCGGCGCGTTCTACCTGCAGATGGTCCGCGGTTACGGCCCGCTCGCGTCCGGCGCGCTCTTCGTCCCGTTCGCGCTCGGTCAGATGATCTTCGCGCCGCTCAGCGCCGGCATGGTCAAGAGGTTCGGCCCGAAGGCGGTCAGCACGGTCGGCCTGGTCCTGGTCGCCGGCGCGCTCGCCCTCTGGGTGTTCATCGGCGCCGAGACCCCGATCTGGATCGTCGCGGTGACCTTCTTCGTGCAGGGCGTCGGCATGGCCAACGTGATGCCGCCGGCCACCGAGGCGATCATGTCGGCGCTGCCGCGGGAGAAAGCCGGTGTCGGCTCGGCGGTCAGCAACACGATCCGCCAGCTCGGTGGCGCGCTCGGCGTCGCGGTCCTCGGCGCGGTGGTCTCCTCGGTCTACCGCAGCAACCTCGAGGCTCCGGCCGGGCTGCCGGACGCCGCCGCCGACCTGGCCCGCGAGTCGATCGCCGGCGCCTACGCGGTGGCCGGGCAGGCCGGATCCGCCGCGCCCGCGCTGCTGACCGGCGCCAACGAGGCGTTCGTCACGGCGATGCACTACGCGTCCGTCGGCTCGACCGTGTTCGCGCTGCTCGGCGCCCTGGTCGCGGCCCTCTGGCTGCCCGGTAAGCGCCCCGCCGCCGCGCCGGCGCCGGCCGTTGCTGAGAGTCCCGCGCAGGAGCAGGGCAGGGAACTGGCCGACGCGGAAACCACTCGGTAA
- a CDS encoding TetR/AcrR family transcriptional regulator gives MSTSTDAGQERKAPGRPRNAQADEAILDAVLALISDGQSAAAVSIEAVAARAGVGKATIYRRWPNKEALIADAVRAMKGPLPELAGQSVREDLIALIQANRTPRAQRYGKVTACLLPDLIKDDELARMHQAVIEPRREVMREVLRRGVATGELRADLDVEMTALMLSAPSMIQSMLRLQHLVPDEGFAEKLVDAVLRGAVAS, from the coding sequence ATGAGCACCAGCACCGACGCCGGCCAGGAGCGTAAGGCTCCTGGCCGGCCCCGTAACGCCCAGGCCGACGAGGCCATCCTCGACGCGGTGCTGGCGCTGATCAGCGACGGGCAGAGTGCCGCCGCCGTCTCGATCGAGGCGGTGGCGGCGCGAGCCGGCGTCGGCAAGGCCACCATCTACCGCCGCTGGCCGAACAAGGAGGCGCTGATCGCCGACGCGGTCCGCGCCATGAAAGGCCCGCTGCCGGAGCTGGCCGGGCAGTCGGTGCGGGAGGATCTGATCGCCCTGATCCAGGCGAACCGCACGCCGCGCGCCCAGCGCTACGGCAAGGTCACCGCCTGCCTGCTCCCCGACCTGATCAAGGACGACGAGCTGGCCCGGATGCACCAGGCGGTCATCGAGCCGCGGCGTGAGGTGATGCGGGAGGTGCTGCGACGCGGCGTCGCGACCGGCGAGCTCCGCGCCGATCTGGACGTGGAGATGACCGCGCTGATGCTCTCCGCCCCCTCGATGATCCAGTCGATGCTGCGCCTGCAGCACCTGGTGCCGGACGAGGGGTTCGCGGAGAAGCTGGTGGACGCGGTGCTGCGCGGGGCTGTCGCCTCCTGA
- a CDS encoding ABC transporter permease, with amino-acid sequence MGFLGRKLAALVATVAVASLVIFGALYLAPGDPAALLAGGHQPNPAALAEIRARYHLDDPFLAQYWHWLSGLLSGYPGDSMVLKEPVTALIAARMPTTALLVAYASLLILILGVSSGIVAGVAGRRVDGALTVTTTVLMAAPAFVAAILLIWVFATKLAWFPVYGSGTGFAGRIHHLTLPALALSGGYLAYVSRITRTEVRAELGSDHVAAARARGLPRGHVLGRHVLRNAAPPILAVSGVTVAGLFAGTAVAEQAFGVSGLGSLLVQSAARQDMVVVQALALLLVAVFVLVNTLVDVLNAVLDPRLLKERPA; translated from the coding sequence ATGGGGTTCCTCGGGCGGAAGCTGGCCGCGCTCGTCGCGACCGTGGCGGTGGCCAGCCTGGTCATCTTCGGGGCGCTGTACCTGGCACCCGGCGACCCGGCCGCGCTGCTCGCCGGCGGGCACCAGCCCAACCCGGCGGCGCTGGCCGAGATCCGGGCCCGGTACCACCTCGACGACCCGTTCCTCGCGCAGTACTGGCACTGGCTCTCCGGGCTGCTCAGCGGTTACCCGGGTGACTCGATGGTGCTGAAGGAGCCGGTGACGGCTCTGATCGCGGCACGCATGCCGACCACGGCGCTGCTGGTGGCGTACGCCAGTCTCTTGATCTTGATCCTGGGTGTCTCCTCCGGGATCGTCGCGGGCGTGGCCGGCCGGCGGGTGGACGGCGCGCTCACGGTGACCACGACGGTGCTGATGGCGGCGCCCGCGTTCGTCGCGGCGATCCTGCTGATCTGGGTGTTCGCGACGAAGCTGGCCTGGTTCCCGGTCTACGGCTCGGGGACCGGTTTCGCCGGCCGGATCCACCACCTCACGCTGCCGGCGCTCGCGCTGAGCGGCGGCTACCTGGCCTACGTCAGCCGGATCACCCGGACCGAGGTGCGCGCCGAGCTCGGCTCCGATCACGTGGCCGCGGCCCGCGCCCGCGGCCTGCCCCGCGGTCATGTGCTGGGGCGGCACGTGCTGCGCAACGCGGCGCCGCCGATCCTCGCGGTCTCCGGCGTCACGGTGGCCGGGCTCTTCGCCGGCACCGCCGTGGCCGAGCAGGCGTTCGGGGTGAGCGGGCTCGGCTCGCTGCTGGTGCAGAGCGCCGCGCGGCAGGACATGGTCGTGGTGCAGGCCCTCGCGCTGCTGCTGGTCGCCGTCTTCGTCCTGGTCAACACGCTTGTCGACGTGCTCAACGCGGTGCTCGACCCGCGGCTGCTGAAGGAGAGGCCGGCATGA
- a CDS encoding ABC transporter ATP-binding protein translates to MTLLDFTHLGVRLGERPILRDVTFSVHAGEAVGLVGESGSGKSMTVKSVVRLLPAGATVDGSVRFDGIDVPAMNAAELRRFRSRDVAMVFQDPRATVNPVRTVGDFLTEVLRDQGIGRSEATRRAAGLLSEVGVGDAGRRLNQRPYELSGGLLQRVVIAAALLTEPKLILADEPTTALDVTTQEEVVAILTEQRRRRSAALLFITHDLELAAAVCDRIAVMYAGEIVEILPAGLLHEGARHPYTRALLDSRPGAVPPGDRLRTVPGVPQSALTAPAGCVFADRCPLVTDGCRDRRPELLPIGAGRAACHLVREDS, encoded by the coding sequence ATGACGTTGCTGGACTTCACCCACCTCGGCGTCCGGCTCGGCGAGCGGCCGATCCTGCGCGATGTGACGTTCTCGGTGCACGCCGGTGAGGCAGTCGGTCTCGTCGGCGAGTCCGGATCGGGCAAGTCGATGACGGTCAAGAGCGTGGTACGGCTGCTGCCGGCCGGGGCGACCGTGGACGGCTCGGTGCGGTTCGACGGGATCGACGTCCCCGCGATGAACGCCGCCGAGCTGCGGCGATTCCGGTCCCGGGACGTCGCCATGGTCTTCCAGGACCCGCGCGCCACGGTGAACCCGGTGCGGACCGTCGGCGACTTCCTCACCGAGGTCCTGCGCGACCAGGGGATCGGCAGGTCCGAGGCGACGCGGCGCGCTGCCGGGTTGCTCTCCGAGGTCGGGGTCGGCGACGCCGGGCGCAGGCTCAACCAGCGTCCGTACGAGCTGAGCGGCGGCCTCCTGCAGCGGGTGGTGATCGCCGCCGCCCTGCTGACCGAACCGAAGCTGATCCTCGCCGACGAGCCGACCACCGCGCTCGACGTCACCACCCAGGAGGAGGTGGTGGCCATCCTCACCGAGCAGCGGCGCCGGCGCTCGGCGGCCCTGCTGTTCATCACCCATGACCTGGAGCTGGCGGCGGCGGTCTGCGACCGGATCGCGGTGATGTACGCCGGCGAGATCGTGGAGATCCTGCCGGCCGGCCTGCTGCACGAGGGGGCGCGTCACCCGTACACGCGGGCGCTGCTGGACTCCCGGCCCGGCGCCGTGCCACCGGGCGACCGCCTGCGGACCGTGCCCGGAGTCCCGCAGTCCGCGCTGACCGCCCCGGCCGGCTGCGTCTTCGCCGACCGCTGCCCGCTCGTCACCGACGGCTGCCGGGACCGGCGGCCGGAGCTGCTGCCGATCGGCGCCGGACGCGCCGCCTGTCACCTGGTCCGGGAGGACTCGTGA